The following coding sequences are from one SAR202 cluster bacterium window:
- a CDS encoding universal stress protein, whose protein sequence is MYSRILVPLDGSSIAESALPYARLLCRAFSSPIELISVNETEITPRSVAQRLRSFNTPQHQVTSEDLSQVVATLTGAACKTTYTLAEGNAANRIVQAAESAPRTLIVICTRGRSGIKRWMLGSVTDKVVRTSTTPVLVVRGNARSEESIKVERVVLPLDGSPLAEQAIPHAAALASALKAKVTTVFVAPPNP, encoded by the coding sequence TTGTACTCCCGGATCCTCGTTCCCCTGGACGGTTCGTCGATAGCTGAGAGCGCGCTGCCGTACGCCCGGCTGCTGTGCCGCGCCTTCTCGTCCCCCATCGAGCTCATATCCGTAAACGAGACCGAAATTACTCCACGCTCGGTTGCACAGAGGCTCAGAAGCTTCAATACACCCCAGCACCAGGTAACGAGCGAAGACCTGTCCCAGGTTGTGGCCACCCTCACAGGCGCCGCCTGCAAGACAACCTACACCCTTGCGGAAGGCAACGCCGCAAACCGCATCGTCCAGGCCGCTGAAAGCGCCCCGAGAACTCTGATAGTGATCTGCACGCGCGGCCGTTCCGGGATAAAGCGATGGATGTTGGGGAGCGTTACAGACAAGGTGGTCAGGACATCCACGACCCCAGTGCTAGTCGTCAGGGGAAACGCGCGCTCAGAGGAGAGTATCAAGGTCGAACGGGTCGTGTTGCCACTCGATGGGTCCCCGCTGGCGGAGCAGGCGATCCCGCATGCCGCCGCATTGGCAAGCGCGCTGAAGGCGAAGGTCACCACCGTTTTCGTCGCTCCGCCGAACCCCTAG
- a CDS encoding GNAT family N-acetyltransferase, producing the protein METIFKRYPIQITLDDGTRATLRLLKREDKIPLVQFFQRIPEEDRYYLKDNVTSPEVVRQWTEHMNLDFTIPILAVVDDRIIADATLHRDWAPARRHIGEVRVTVDPELRGRGLAAKMIKELIDVGEALKLTKLVFELVKRREHAAIQAARRAGFVESAVLRDRIRDTSGNLQDLVIMELSLESRVHVLELLAETLVEQQEAPFLTSHNVMS; encoded by the coding sequence ATGGAAACGATATTCAAGCGATACCCCATCCAGATCACTCTGGATGACGGCACCAGGGCAACTCTGAGGCTCCTCAAGCGTGAAGACAAGATACCCCTCGTACAATTCTTTCAGCGCATCCCCGAAGAAGACCGCTATTACCTGAAGGACAACGTGACATCACCTGAGGTCGTTCGCCAGTGGACGGAGCACATGAACCTGGACTTCACAATACCCATTCTGGCGGTTGTGGACGACAGGATTATTGCCGATGCCACTCTGCACCGGGACTGGGCGCCGGCGCGAAGACATATCGGTGAGGTGCGCGTCACCGTCGACCCCGAGCTTCGGGGCCGCGGGCTGGCGGCGAAGATGATCAAGGAGCTGATAGACGTGGGTGAGGCCCTCAAGCTCACGAAGCTGGTCTTTGAGCTGGTCAAGCGCCGCGAGCACGCCGCCATACAGGCCGCCAGGCGCGCGGGGTTCGTGGAATCCGCCGTTCTGCGCGACCGCATTCGCGACACCTCCGGCAACCTGCAGGACCTGGTCATCATGGAGCTCTCCCTGGAGTCGCGCGTCCATGTGCTCGAGCTCCTTGCCGAGACGCTCGTGGAGCAGCAGGAAGCCCCGTTCCTGACCTCCCACAACGTTATGAGCTGA
- a CDS encoding Gfo/Idh/MocA family oxidoreductase gives MAQLREGRYRTGVIGVGRQGTFFTRAVVLNPAMELVAGCNRGKETLDLFSERFKVPGYQDYSEMLAKERLDIAVLVLPVKPNPEIVIACARAGVPGIVSEKPIVSRLSDLDSMVEECAKAGSRYQSGNVDRNYAEHWKARELIAAGQIGDVRSVHSYSNIVQGGCNALAWMKMFALGQFIRGKSGVDADAEWVVGHGTATPGATTTRGWRASAATYASRMVSRGTSTTSRPPSTGWR, from the coding sequence ATGGCGCAGCTTCGCGAAGGCCGCTACCGCACAGGCGTCATCGGCGTTGGCAGGCAGGGCACCTTCTTTACCAGGGCGGTGGTCCTTAACCCGGCAATGGAGCTCGTGGCCGGATGCAACCGCGGGAAGGAGACCCTCGATCTCTTCTCGGAGCGCTTCAAGGTCCCGGGCTACCAGGACTACAGCGAGATGCTGGCCAAGGAGCGGCTGGACATCGCGGTGCTCGTCCTCCCCGTGAAGCCCAACCCGGAGATAGTCATCGCCTGCGCCAGGGCCGGGGTGCCCGGCATCGTCTCTGAGAAGCCGATCGTCTCCCGGCTTTCGGACCTGGACAGCATGGTCGAGGAGTGCGCGAAGGCCGGGAGCAGGTACCAGTCCGGCAACGTGGACCGCAACTATGCAGAGCACTGGAAGGCGCGCGAGCTGATCGCCGCCGGGCAGATTGGCGACGTGCGCAGCGTCCACTCCTACTCGAACATCGTCCAGGGCGGCTGCAACGCTCTGGCGTGGATGAAGATGTTCGCGCTGGGCCAGTTTATCCGCGGCAAGAGCGGCGTGGACGCCGACGCCGAGTGGGTGGTGGGGCACGGAACGGCGACCCCTGGAGCGACCACGACGAGGGGCTGGAGGGCATCGGCGGCTACATACGCTTCACGAATGGTATCGAGGGGCACATCCACAACAAGCCGTCCGCCAAGCACGGGGTGGAGGTAA
- a CDS encoding sulfite exporter TauE/SafE family protein, protein MPEAIPLVVTVAAVFIGSVLASAVGFGIGMVGMPIILLVLAPQTAVIMVNTMALGLEAGILSRSWKHVRVRSTLPLVLAGLAGAPIGVFILANVSAGRLRIGISSLIILLALVLVFSSRRDFRVPVSQILGPILAFSVGVMGPALGVGGPLIAILLLARNWNKQEVRANLVFCFIGIDAVSFLGYAASGLFTLERVVLILFAIPAMLLGLKVGSALLTRMNEQLFRRVTMAIIISTSLLVLGREVIS, encoded by the coding sequence TTGCCGGAAGCCATTCCTCTGGTCGTGACTGTCGCGGCCGTCTTCATCGGCTCGGTGCTAGCGAGTGCGGTAGGGTTCGGGATCGGCATGGTCGGCATGCCGATTATCCTCCTCGTTCTCGCGCCGCAGACCGCCGTCATTATGGTCAACACGATGGCTTTGGGGCTGGAGGCGGGCATCCTCTCGCGCTCCTGGAAACACGTGCGCGTGAGAAGCACCTTGCCTCTTGTGCTGGCCGGGCTGGCGGGCGCGCCGATAGGCGTGTTCATCCTGGCCAATGTCTCTGCCGGCCGGCTCAGAATCGGCATATCCAGCCTTATTATCCTGCTGGCGCTGGTGCTGGTCTTCAGCTCACGCCGCGACTTCCGCGTGCCCGTCTCGCAAATTCTTGGCCCGATACTCGCGTTCAGCGTGGGCGTCATGGGTCCCGCCCTGGGCGTCGGCGGCCCTCTCATCGCGATCCTCCTGCTTGCCCGCAACTGGAATAAGCAGGAGGTCCGGGCCAACCTGGTCTTCTGCTTCATCGGCATCGACGCCGTCTCTTTCCTCGGCTACGCCGCGAGCGGGCTCTTTACTCTGGAGCGGGTAGTCCTCATACTGTTCGCCATCCCGGCGATGCTCCTTGGGTTGAAGGTCGGCAGCGCGCTGCTGACCCGCATGAACGAGCAGCTATTCCGCCGGGTGACGATGGCGATCATCATCTCCACCAGCCTGCTGGTCCTCGGCAGGGAGGTCATCAGTTAG